The Gossypium raimondii isolate GPD5lz chromosome 2, ASM2569854v1, whole genome shotgun sequence genome segment TGGCTTCTCACATGACCTTTCTCATCCTGccctttctctttttcatcCACTTTCTCACTACGCGGTCCCCCATTTTTGCCACGTCATTATCTCTTCTATCGCACTCCCCATGCGCACTACGCACTCCTCTACCCATTTTCCTCACTCTAATCCAACGCTCCAAATTTCACCTCCCTTATCCGGCGTACGTTAGCCACTCCCAGTATACCCCAAATTCTATcttctaaataaaatttgtctGAAAAACACGACAcacacaccaaaaaaaaaaaaacgcaCTTTTAGCAGAAATTCAGAAAAGCCTCTCCTTCGCCCCTTCCCTATTGGCGTTATGTTAACGTGTGTATCAGATCCTTGTTGAGCTCAAATTTGAGTCGTTGATGGCTGTCGCCATCCTATATCCGACCGTCCGATTGGGTCCACTTGAGCTTTTGCTTGCCGTTAATGGAAAGGGATTCATTTAAAAATGGGGGAAATTAGTAACTTTTTTCACTTATAGTGTTTTATTAGGTGGGAGCGTACGGACGGGGAGAAAAGGGATTCAATCTGAAGATGGGCTCTGGAAAATTGGAAACCCTAACCCCTATTTTGTCTCCAATTCGGATTGTTGGAGGGAAGATGATTATCTTGGGCTTTCTTTAGTGCTTACCcctttttttgtcaattttttaatttagaaaaaaagggttttttggGGATTTGTTGTTTTGTGAGATATTGattgggaaaaagaaaattatagtgATATTTTTTCTGGGTTGTGGAAATATGGAGAGCAAAGAACTGAATTTGAATAAAGAGCTTAAAGCAGGAGGAGCAGGAAATGGGTTTATAGATAGGAGCAAAGTGAGGATTTTGCTATGTGATAATGATACCAAGAGCTGTGAGGAAGTTTTTTCACTTCTTTTGAAATGTTCTTATCAGGGTATACTGAGcttttattaatatgtttactttttttccTCATATCTTAATGAGTGTagaatatgtttatttatgctgattttattgttGTTCTTGTTGGTTGTTGGGTATTTGAAGTCAAATTTTTGTATCTGTTgagtttttttgttaatttatttgtttttgttttgttttgtttgaattGTGTGATTTAAATGGCTGTTGAAGTGCAACTGATGGTACTGGTTGAATTTTCATTTAGGAATCTGAAGGCTAAAGTACAGTTgaaaatttgctattatagttTGGAAAAAATAAAGGATATGTAAAAGAAGTTGATTCTGTCAGTGTCAGCTGTAAATGATTatttgtgtgtgtatatatattattctctTCTATAAGTTCATTATGTTATTTTCTGATTATGCTACTTTTGCTTACTGAATCTAGTCTTTTGTGTCGACTTGCTTTGCTCCATGGGAGCTTAATTTGAGAAACTTGATAAAAAGGATATTTGGGGTATACGTTTAACGGCCTTATCTGGTTGTCTTCTAGTTCCTTATTCTCATGCTTTGCCTCGTAAATAAACAACTGTGGGCTGTGGCCAAAGTGAGAATTTTTTGTAGAGTGTtgataagaaaagaaagaaggataAGAAATGAATTCACTTGCGAGCAATCATCAGTTAATGAGAAGTTGGGAAGTGTTAACTTATGCGTGTTTGGTATAGGGCCATGTTATATCATAGAGCCTTACTTATAGATAATAAGAGTAGAAGTAGACTTAAATTCACATGGATGACATTTAGGTAGCTTCAATATTTTTGAGTAACTCAACTACTCGTCTTACTTCGATGATTGTATATTGCATTTAGGAGTGCATAATAGTTTTATGACACTTCTCATATGTTAATTTTGTGAAGTGATGTTTCAGCTTTATGATTCCGTGTTACTTTTTATTCACAGTGACTACAGTAAGGTCTGCCAGACAGGTCATTGATGCACTGAATGCTGAGGGACCTGACATTGATATAATACTTACTGAAGTCGACCTCCCAATGACAAAAGGAATGAAGTTGTTAAAGTATATTATGCGGAATAATGAACTGCGGCGCATTCCTGTTATTAGTAAGTTTGTCTTGTACCTTTCTTCAGACATCGAACTTTCATCATAGTGAATTTTCCTTCTGGTGTTCATGGTCTGATCATTTATGTACATTTCTTTCTTCTCTACGACAAGTGATGTCGGCCCAGGATGAGGTCTCTATTGTTGTTAAGTGCCTGAGGCTTGGTGCTGCGGACTATCTTGTCAAGCCTTTACGAACCAATGAATTGTTGAACTTGTGGACACACATGTGGAGAAGGCGACGTGAGGTTTGTTgcccttcttttttctttcctttgttcttctataataaaaattagatcCATGGCACTTGATAGTCATGAGAGTAAAATtaggagaaaaaaattgataaaattagatCCATGGCACTTGATAGTTGTGAGAGTACAAttaggacaaaaaaaaaaaaaatagaaggaacTGAAATCCCATTAAGAGGCATTCCTTCACTAGttggatatatatatggatGTGTAACAAAAACCATTTATATTAACTAAGATGTTTTCTCTGGCAGCTTGGTCTTTCGGAAAAGAACATCTTAAACTGTGACTTTGATCTAGTGGCATCAGATCCTAGTGATGCTAATACAAACAGTACTACTTTGTTCTCGGATGATACAGATGAGAGGTCCCGGAAGAGCTCTAATCCAGAGATGGGAGTTTCAACTCATCAAGAAGATGAAGTGAGTATTGAAGTTGCCAACTGAATATGTGTTATTGTGCATTTAAAATTAGGGGAAAAGCATGTTTGTTTGCGCACATGAGATGCAGAGATCATAACTCTTTTGCTCTAGGAAACAACCTTGCGAATTGTGATCGATACTGTGTGTATAAAAGCATGATTCCGTTATAAGTTCCAatcattctaaaaaatttttttttatatgtttgaacTCTGCTTACAATATATTAGTTAATGTCCTAGTTATAGACTGAATTATGTATTCAACTTGCATAGTTGGCCCTGGATTTTGAATTCTATAAACAGTTTCAATGTTACTTTTTCTGAGATTACTGAATCCTATTCTCTGATTTTAGAGGTTTGAGGGACGGAACTTTTTTGCTGATGCCTCATgctgaaattaaaaagaaaacaaaaaattgtagCTACAAATTTGCAATGTCTCAAACTATTTATAGCAgtcaacaaaatatatattacatatatctATGTGTGAGTATCTAAATTTGAAGAACCATCATCAAGCATGCTGTACGACTCTTTCCGGGAAAGCTTGAGGCAATTAAGATACTCATTGACATCTGTGCCACTGTTTGCATGTCATAACTTTCACAGTGCGTAGTTAATGTAGGAAATGTATGGCGAATCAATGATGTTAAGAGTGAAACAATTGGTTTGTGTTCATGTAAGAGTTTTTCCTCTTTCAGTCTGCTGCTGCTACTGTCGAGCCTCCTCAGTCTGATTCACCAGAATGCCGTCCTGATGTTCCTGGAATAAGTGACCGTAGAACAGGTCGACTTCTCTTAACTGCTTCTTGGCTTAATCCTGCTTGCCTGTCCCTTGAATATGACTTGTCATGTTGTGTTAAGCTTACTGTTGTGTACCATATTTGGGAGAAACTCTCATCCATTAATGCATTAGCTATTCCTGAGAATAGTCTGATATGACATCATTTTGCCATCTATGTTCATATTCTATAACAAACTGAATTCTTCAGTTTGAAGCAAATTCTGTTAATGTTTTGTCCATTAATGCACGggatattattatgttttaccATTAATCAAGTCAGACTTTTTTTCGTTGGCTTTGAAGAAAAGAGTTTGACTTCTTGAGATTTGTAAAGTTCATGGGATTTAAGTTTAGCTTTGTGATGGCTAGATTTCTGCCTCTCACATTTCTGTCTTATTTTATGATACTACATGGATGTTTGTGCATCTGAGGCTTCGCATTGCCGATAATGGCCTTCTTGCTGAATAGTCTGTCTTGTCTCAAATTTATAATTCACTACAGTGTGCTGTGATGCTTTTCTGGTTTCCAAACCTTTTTTCATTCATGTATTTCACTTATTCTGGAGATGTTGGAATGTTGGGGATATTTTGCAGGGCAATTTTCATCTGTTCCGAAGAAGAGTGAGCTAAAGATCGGCGAGTCATCTGCCTTCTTCACTTATGTGAAGTCAAGTGCAGTAAAAACCAGCAGTACTCAAGTGGCAACCCCTAATCATGAAAGTGCTGCTCAAAATAAGATCAGTGAGGAGAATCTCCCGCAACCTGGTGAACAAGTGGTCAGTGATACCAGAGTACATGAGAACGGTGAAACATGGGAAAACAACTCACAAGGTGATGACTTTCGTAGCAGCAGTAGTGTTCCGGATTCCCTTTCCTTGGAGAGGTCTTCGACCCCTGCATCAATGGAGTTCTCACAACAAAGGGATTTTAAGGAAGACAAGTTTTCTCCGGCACTTGTGCCTCCTAGAAATGAAACTCAACATGATGTATCCGGTTTACCTACACAAAGTGCTTATCTACACTACATGCCGGGAGTTCTAAATCAAGTTATGATGCCATCATCAACCCAGTTGTTTCAGAACAACCTCCATGACATCCATAATCATACTAGTTCTCCTGTGGTCCCTCAATATAATCATCTTCAACAGTGTCTTCCCCATCCTCATGTAAGTGGGATGGCATCGTTTCCATACTACCCTGTTAATATGTGCATGCAACCGGGTCAGATGCCAACTGGTCACTCGTGGCCATCATTTGGAAATTCATCTTCCAATGAAGTGCAACCAAGTAAGGTTGACAGAAGAGAGGCTGCATTAATCAAATTTCGGCAGAAAAGGAAAGAGCGCTGTTTCGATAAGAAGATCAGATACGTTAATAGGAAAAGGCTAGCCGAAAGAAGGCCTCGTGTGAGGGGACAATTTGTGAGGAAGAATGGTGCAACTGTCGATCTCAATGGCCAACCTGCTTCTGCTGATTATGATGAGGATGAAGAAGAGGAGCAGGCATCAAGGGATTCATCACCTGAAGATGATACTTCAGGATGTTGATGTTTTCAACTGTGCTCATCGACTATCTTTTTATTTGTGCACATACCTCTGCCGGGTTTCTCCATGGAAGAATGAGAAGTAGTGGCAGTGTTCCATTGAATATATCTAAAACCATCAGTAATATCGAGTGAAGAAGACCAAAGATGAGAGATCTGAACAACCGTGAAGTGTCCCCAAATATATCAATGAGGTGAAAGCAGCCCAGTTTAAGCCATAGCAACGTGGTTGTGAACCCTGGTTCAGCTTATTGATGGTCAGCAGCTGAGGGAACTAATATAGAGAAGCTCCTGAATTTGATTGAAGCAGTTCCACTGTGGACTGCATGTTGGTAGAGATCACACCTTGTAGTTTGTATTATTTCCATGGTTCACAAATTTAAACAGATTCAAAGGCCTTTTTtcccagttttttttttttcctctttgaagaagtgaacttttcaaaattgttcTCAGAATGAGAATGTAGTTTCCAGTGAGGTTGGGTTTCAACGAAATTGAAAGCATTGAAACAACTTCTACATATTCCTTTGTGCATCACTTGCTTCTTGTTCCAGTTGAAACCCATTGCAGAGTTGGGCTGTCTGTGAGATGGAATCTTGGAGTATCACACCACATAACCTTCAAATTTGAACCGGAGCCTAAAGCTCTATTGAGAAAAGGGTTTTCCCACTCGTTTTAAGCCTCACAATATGCAGCACGTCACGGTTacatgataaatgaataaaagaaaaagtaaaacgaatatggaatatatatatatatatatatcaagttaaatatgtttttattagaTAACCCTACTTCTTGTAttcttttcaataataaaagGTCACTAGATTTTGACAAAAGTAAATGCTTGAATAGCATGTGAGACGCAttctgttttcatttttatcatatCTTTTGCcgtagaaatcaaataaaactatTGAGAGTTCAGCGAAAGTACATGTTGGAATGCTTTGAAAGGTGCTCtggtttgttaattttaaatgttgacATCGTTGCtggaaatttaataatataattatacataaaatatatgttgtaataattaataaatttaatgattgaaatataataatacataaatgttttaaatgattaatacaagtaaaactattttaaaattgttccTCAAAAGCAAAAATCAAAACTATCTAAATCCAACTTGaatggaaaaataaacaaaatcaactCTAAAACTAAAAGTCAAAtggtatatatttttatactttgttgtttgttttggttttaCTATTTGTTTAAAATGGATTTTTATTTCGCTTTGTTTATGCTTTTACTATTTGTTTGACGTTTGAAATGACAGCTTGCGCATATTGCTTATGGAAATAGAGATTGGAACCACGTCTTTTGCCATTATATAACATTATCACTTCACATTGGGTTTGGTTTAGTTCATCTTTCTAAACATTATACATTCCAATATTAATGAAAAACTTCCATTTTATGTTAAACTTCACCAATTAGCTAATACAAAGTTCCTCTATTCTCACCTATCATCACTTGCCATTTCAAATGATTCCATTGAAAATAATAGTCTTCGATAGTACATAAACAACTACATTGCATGCACACCGACTTAAGCCCTAACTTCTCTCATCGAATATGAGAATGTGTCCGACATAAAGGTTCTTGAAACAGGCATGGAAACCATAAACTCCATTTCATTCACCACAAGTGAACTTAAGAATgcaaaaaaggaaatgaagtcACATTGGCTATTAATTTCCTTCATAAATATCACTCAAATATCAAAAGGAAGACAAATTCAAGGTTAATCAAAGAATTCTACTATCTTGTTCCCAACAGCATCACAATGACAACAGATCATCAAAACTTACTCAaaccttaaaaagaaaaaattggaaATTGCTTTTCAACAAAAGGAATGACCATTACCTACACATTATGGCACATTATATATGTTTCCCATCACTAGCTCCGTGTTTCGGTTTTCTCGTGCGTTGATCGTCGAATATCAAGCTCATCAACGATTTCCAAAGGAGTCACCGTCTCGTTCCTGATCCTCTTAATATTGGGGCCTAACAATCCTCTATGTCTAAACCCGTACAGCTTAAGCACCTGGTTATCGGCAAAGTTGAATGCCCTTTGCATACTGCGCAAACACCTCTCGACAGGGTAATCTCCGTAACTCCCACAGGGCTTGCAACCAACGAAATGAGTCACAAACGGCCACCTCTCGTCTCCCAAACCTGGATGATATTTCTCCATCATCTCCTCGTACCTATCAACCAAACCTGCCCAATAACCATGCAAATAATACTGATTCTCGAGAAACACTTTATCCATCCACATTTCCTTTTGAGAAAGCAACAAGTAAATCAAAGCTGACTGGTCATCGGCTTCAAACGCCGGCCTTCCTTTCAAGTTAGCAGTCAAAACCTTCCCGGCTTCCTCACGAATAGAACCCTTAGGTCCCATTGGCGCCCACGCGTCAAGCAAATCCAACGACCACTGGCAGTTCCTAAACAGGAAACTCCCCGTATTCAAAGCAATCCACGACTTCTGCTCAAACATTAAATCGGGGTAACcatgaacaaccaaattatactTATCATACTTGGACAAAGGAATCTCAAACACCATATCTGTAAAAAAAGCATCACTATCCATCCACCAAATCCACTCAACTTCAGGATGAGACAACATTAATCTCCTAATTAATGGCAATTTCGCCCAATACCCAGCCAACTCCTTATCTAAATGAGCCATATTATAAACAATTTCAACCCCATGAAGCCTACAATAATCGATCTTATTCTTTATCGCTTTCAGCAAATAATGATCTCCTATAGCATTATCACAAGGGTTTGGGGGCGACCCAGTAACAAGTAAGATCCGAGCTTTGCCATTAACAAAATTAGGGAATTCGGGGTTTTCTGAAAGCCAAACCTTACGTTGCTGGTCCCAGTCCGAGATTTTGGGTCCGAGCGTGTAGGTAGTATTGGGATTGATCTCGGTTTCAGGAGGTTCGTCCGGATCGGTAGGGTCGGAGTCGGAGCGGATCTCAGCTAGGATCCGGCTCGTTTCTTCGATTAGGTTTTGGTTAACAGCATCGGCTTCGGAGCTTCCCAAATTGCCAACGCCGATTGTACCCCGTAGAACAAGTATGGTAACGAAGCCGCAGAGGATCGTGATTTTAATGTTGTTGAAGGTCTTGTGGATCTGCCTCCCACGCGGCATTCCGGCTAATACACGGGATCTTCCGCCACCAGCAGCGGCGTTGTTGGTCGTGGGTAAGCCGCCGCCGGTGGAAGATCTCTTTTGGGGAGTGAAACTGTCTTGACCCATAAAGGTTAGACcctcaaaataagtaaaaacagAGCAAGGAAAGAAATCCCAAGCGTCGTTTTTCTACAAACATAAATCTCTCGAACTGAATCTCTTTCTCTACAAGCTAAGCTCTCATCAATGGCGTTTGCACTGAAACCGGGATACTCCTATATCTTCGtttgtttttggattttttgagattttaaagtGGAGAGAGAGAGATGAGTGAGAATTTTAAACTAAAGAATTGAATTGAAGGAGACGAAGAGGGATGGAAAGTGGGAAAGATTGAGACAGCGAGATTGGAGAAAACATGTTAATGTCCTAACACTTGACTGTCTtttctcattattttatttgtttaattatatcattttactTGTAATACATTATTTACTGCATCATTACTAGGTTTAGTCAatacattaacaattaattttcataattcaacCTAAAAAATCCAAAGTATTTAACaggttaaatctaaaaattaaataaattcataaataattttaatttattcattcatcaaatcaatcctaaaactaaattaaacactaataaattaatgtaattaactTTGAGTACCGAAacataaaactatttttaaatgcatgtattaactttttatattaataatgtattaaaccttataaaattttataaatacgtttatgaagaaaaaaatgatttgtCACATGGTAGTAAGGAGAGGCGCCCAATTCTATTCATGAGAcaacttttaatatattttatattgatagtaattttttttataaaatgttgtaaatacatattCAATTATAGTTTAATTAGTTTACGGCTCCATTTACTGTTAATGAAGCAGCGGGGCAGTGTCGGCGGGCGCCTCCATCTCCATGGACTAAATTTGCGCAACACAGCTAGCTCCAACGCGTTGATTTCCGGGATCCAACTTGTCCCCAACGCAAAACCAAAAAGTGGTAAATTCACTAAAATTAGTTAACAGCTCATGCCAACAACCGACGCAAGTAAAAGAGCGTGGACTGCACGTACATGGACAGGTCTCACTTGGaggaataaataaatctaatggtgtttattattttttaaataaattatatcaagGTAAATACGAtcgaaataattaaaaatgcacttttttttttggataaaaaatattt includes the following:
- the LOC105788428 gene encoding two-component response regulator-like APRR1, coding for MESKELNLNKELKAGGAGNGFIDRSKVRILLCDNDTKSCEEVFSLLLKCSYQVTTVRSARQVIDALNAEGPDIDIILTEVDLPMTKGMKLLKYIMRNNELRRIPVIMMSAQDEVSIVVKCLRLGAADYLVKPLRTNELLNLWTHMWRRRRELGLSEKNILNCDFDLVASDPSDANTNSTTLFSDDTDERSRKSSNPEMGVSTHQEDESAAATVEPPQSDSPECRPDVPGISDRRTGQFSSVPKKSELKIGESSAFFTYVKSSAVKTSSTQVATPNHESAAQNKISEENLPQPGEQVVSDTRVHENGETWENNSQGDDFRSSSSVPDSLSLERSSTPASMEFSQQRDFKEDKFSPALVPPRNETQHDVSGLPTQSAYLHYMPGVLNQVMMPSSTQLFQNNLHDIHNHTSSPVVPQYNHLQQCLPHPHVSGMASFPYYPVNMCMQPGQMPTGHSWPSFGNSSSNEVQPSKVDRREAALIKFRQKRKERCFDKKIRYVNRKRLAERRPRVRGQFVRKNGATVDLNGQPASADYDEDEEEEQASRDSSPEDDTSGC
- the LOC105788429 gene encoding probable xyloglucan 6-xylosyltransferase 5; protein product: MGQDSFTPQKRSSTGGGLPTTNNAAAGGGRSRVLAGMPRGRQIHKTFNNIKITILCGFVTILVLRGTIGVGNLGSSEADAVNQNLIEETSRILAEIRSDSDPTDPDEPPETEINPNTTYTLGPKISDWDQQRKVWLSENPEFPNFVNGKARILLVTGSPPNPCDNAIGDHYLLKAIKNKIDYCRLHGVEIVYNMAHLDKELAGYWAKLPLIRRLMLSHPEVEWIWWMDSDAFFTDMVFEIPLSKYDKYNLVVHGYPDLMFEQKSWIALNTGSFLFRNCQWSLDLLDAWAPMGPKGSIREEAGKVLTANLKGRPAFEADDQSALIYLLLSQKEMWMDKVFLENQYYLHGYWAGLVDRYEEMMEKYHPGLGDERWPFVTHFVGCKPCGSYGDYPVERCLRSMQRAFNFADNQVLKLYGFRHRGLLGPNIKRIRNETVTPLEIVDELDIRRSTHEKTETRS